In the genome of Pristis pectinata isolate sPriPec2 chromosome 10, sPriPec2.1.pri, whole genome shotgun sequence, one region contains:
- the amd1 gene encoding S-adenosylmethionine decarboxylase proenzyme isoform X2, which translates to MFVSKRRFILKTCGTTLLLQALEPLLDLAREYCGFDSIQDFFYSRKNFVKPAHQEYPHRNFQEEVEFLDMVFPNGAAYCMGRMNSDCWYLYTLDMPEDSGIKQPDQTLEVLMSELDPAVMDQFFMKDGVTVNDVTRMSGIRDLIPGSVIDATLFDPCGYSMNGMKVDGTYWTIHITPEPDFSYVSFETNLAQTSYDDLINKIVDVFKPGKFVTTLFVNQNSKCRSSFSSPQKIEGFKRLDRQCAQFNDYNFVFTSYVKNCQRQQS; encoded by the exons ATGTTTGTCTCCAAGAGACGTTTCATTTTGAAGACATGTGGTACCACCCTCTTACTGCAAGCACTGGAGCCCCTGTTGGACCTTGCTCGTGAGTACTGCGGCTTTGATTCCATTCAG GATTTCTTCTATTCCCGTAAAAACTTTGTGAAGCCAGCACATCAGGAATACCCACATAGGAACTTTCAGGAGGAAGTGGAATTTCTGGATATGGTTTTTCCAA ATGGGGCAGCCTATTGCATGGGACGTATGAATTCTGATTGCtg GTATCTTTACACTCTGGATATGCCAGAGGATAGTGGGATCAAACAGCCGGATCAGACACTCGAGGTTCTGATGAGCGAGCTTGATCCAGCTGTCATGGACCAGTTCTTCATGAAAGATGGTGTTACTGTAAATGATGTCACTCGA ATGAGTGGAATTCGTGACCTGATACCAGGTTCAGTGATTGATGCCACATTGTTCGATCCTTGTGGCTATTCAATGAATGGAATGAAAGTGGAT ggAACTTACTGGACAATTCACATTACCCCAGAGCCAGACTTTTCCTATGTTAGTTTTGAGACTAACCTGGCCCAGACCTCTTACGATGATCTGATCAATAAAATTGTTGATGTCTTCAAGCCAGGGAAATTTGTTACAACCCTTTTTGTTAACCAG AACTCCAAATGTCGTAgttcattttcttctccccagAAAATTGAAGGATTCAAGCGCCTCGATCGCCAGTGTGCCCAGTTCAACGATTACAACTTTGTCTTTACTAGTTATGTCAAGAATTGTCAACGGCAGCAGAGTTGA